A single window of Thermodesulfovibrionia bacterium DNA harbors:
- a CDS encoding proline--tRNA ligase — protein sequence MRFSKMFIPTLRELPAEAEAISHILMLRAGFVRQLASGLYIYLPLAMRVLDRVNRIIREEMNAIGAQEITMPALHPSEIWETTGRWSEIGDEMFRLKDRGDRQMCLGMTHEEIMTWLASKEIRSYRELPQMWYQVQTKFRDEARPRSGILRTREFTMKDSYSFDRDDAGLAESYRKHAEAYHKIFSRCGLKYYQVQSDPGMMGGAMAHEFMAPSPAGEDTVVLCDKCGYSANTELALSTPVPQPAADKVWEREDIETPNRRTITEVSSFLKTDPKFFIKSLLLIGSDGPFMALVRGDQELHEKKLQKIVGGFRPAEKDEVKEILGVEAGFTGPHGHKLKKFADNSIKDGVYIAGANKKDHHTRGIRPSVDFEAQWHDIHLAKDGDTCSNCGAVIKVEKMIEIGNIFQLGTKYSEPLHAVFLDEEGNPLPIIMGSYGIGPARIAASAIEQNNDKDGMIWPQSIAPFDVEIIPLNIEDEVLKTAEGIYAELKKHGVEALIDDRDARAGVKFKDADLIGIPLQIVIGPKTLKEGFVELKSRRTKESEKLSPADAVKKVKENISTSLPTE from the coding sequence ATGCGTTTTTCAAAGATGTTCATTCCGACACTTCGCGAGCTTCCGGCAGAGGCAGAGGCGATAAGCCATATACTGATGCTCCGCGCCGGCTTTGTAAGGCAGCTCGCGTCAGGCTTATATATCTACCTTCCTCTTGCCATGCGCGTACTTGACCGCGTCAACAGGATAATACGGGAGGAGATGAACGCCATCGGCGCTCAGGAGATAACCATGCCTGCGCTTCATCCCTCAGAGATATGGGAGACGACAGGCAGGTGGTCAGAGATAGGCGATGAGATGTTCAGGCTCAAGGACAGGGGCGACAGGCAGATGTGCCTCGGTATGACGCATGAAGAGATAATGACATGGCTTGCCTCCAAAGAGATACGCTCATACAGGGAGCTGCCGCAGATGTGGTATCAGGTGCAGACAAAGTTCAGGGACGAGGCGAGGCCCAGGAGCGGCATTCTGAGGACTCGAGAGTTCACCATGAAGGACAGCTACAGCTTTGACAGGGACGATGCCGGGCTTGCCGAGAGCTACCGCAAGCACGCAGAGGCGTATCATAAGATATTTTCAAGATGCGGCCTGAAGTATTATCAGGTTCAGAGCGACCCCGGGATGATGGGCGGAGCGATGGCTCATGAGTTCATGGCGCCGAGCCCTGCGGGCGAGGACACTGTTGTTCTTTGTGATAAATGCGGGTATTCGGCAAACACAGAGCTTGCGCTCTCAACCCCGGTTCCCCAGCCTGCGGCTGATAAGGTTTGGGAAAGGGAAGATATTGAAACTCCTAACCGCAGAACCATCACTGAGGTATCGAGTTTTTTAAAGACCGACCCGAAGTTCTTCATAAAGAGCCTTCTGCTCATAGGAAGCGACGGCCCGTTCATGGCGCTTGTTAGGGGAGATCAGGAGCTTCATGAGAAGAAGCTTCAGAAGATAGTTGGCGGGTTCAGGCCTGCTGAAAAGGATGAGGTAAAGGAGATACTCGGCGTTGAGGCAGGATTCACCGGCCCGCATGGTCATAAGCTCAAAAAGTTCGCTGACAATTCCATTAAAGACGGCGTCTATATCGCAGGCGCAAATAAAAAAGACCACCACACAAGAGGCATAAGGCCTTCTGTGGATTTTGAAGCGCAATGGCATGACATCCACCTTGCAAAAGATGGCGACACCTGCTCAAACTGCGGAGCTGTAATAAAGGTCGAGAAGATGATAGAGATAGGAAATATCTTTCAGTTAGGCACAAAATATTCAGAGCCGCTTCATGCTGTTTTTCTCGACGAGGAGGGCAACCCGCTTCCTATCATCATGGGTAGCTACGGCATAGGCCCGGCGCGCATCGCTGCCTCGGCAATAGAGCAGAACAATGACAAGGACGGAATGATATGGCCTCAGTCCATTGCGCCGTTTGACGTTGAGATAATCCCGCTCAATATTGAAGATGAAGTTCTAAAGACAGCAGAAGGTATTTATGCTGAACTTAAGAAACATGGCGTAGAGGCGCTTATTGACGACAGGGATGCGAGGGCCGGAGTGAAGTTCAAGGATGCCGATCTCATAGGCATTCCGCTTCAGATAGTAATAGGGCCGAAGACACTGAAAGAGGGTTTTGTCGAGCTTAAATCAAGGAGAACCAAAGAGTCTGAAAAGCTATCGCCTGCAGATGCGGTTAAGAAGGTGAAAGAGAATATTTCAACAAGCCTGCCTACCGAATAG
- a CDS encoding peptidylprolyl isomerase codes for MNKFLVLALAVFLTIGCSKTGTTTKQEGASLAKVGETSITQEDYMRELKGLPEWAREKFKSDKDKEEFLDSIIEKELLYIEAKKNKLNNDKDYIAKLKEFEKMNLITTLLEKEIRDKVKVEDAEAKSFYDSNMDKFKQNAGIRASHILVESEAIGISILAKLKAGADFAKLAAQYSMDEGNAKNGGDLGFFDRGRMVPEFEDAAFKLKKGEVSGLVKTQFGFHIIKVTDKNEGTQLGFEQAKEVIKRQMLAEKQRNAYQSFVDGLKSSSKVTKNTSALSGVKLPWEEEK; via the coding sequence ATGAATAAGTTTTTAGTCCTCGCATTAGCAGTATTTCTCACTATCGGCTGTTCCAAGACCGGCACTACAACAAAGCAGGAAGGCGCCTCTCTCGCAAAGGTCGGCGAAACATCCATCACACAGGAAGATTACATGAGAGAACTGAAAGGCCTGCCTGAATGGGCAAGAGAAAAGTTCAAGAGCGATAAAGACAAAGAAGAGTTTCTTGATTCAATAATTGAAAAAGAGCTTTTATATATTGAAGCAAAAAAGAACAAGCTTAATAATGATAAAGATTACATCGCAAAGCTTAAGGAATTTGAAAAGATGAACCTTATTACCACACTCCTTGAAAAAGAGATCCGCGATAAGGTCAAGGTGGAAGATGCAGAGGCCAAGAGCTTTTACGACAGCAATATGGACAAATTCAAGCAGAATGCCGGCATCAGGGCGAGCCACATACTTGTAGAGAGTGAAGCTATAGGTATTTCAATACTTGCAAAGTTAAAGGCCGGTGCGGATTTCGCAAAGCTGGCAGCGCAATACTCAATGGATGAGGGCAATGCAAAGAACGGAGGCGACCTGGGATTCTTCGACAGAGGAAGGATGGTGCCTGAGTTTGAAGATGCCGCTTTTAAACTGAAGAAAGGAGAGGTAAGCGGGTTAGTGAAGACCCAATTCGGTTTTCACATCATAAAGGTCACTGATAAAAATGAAGGCACCCAGCTTGGTTTTGAACAGGCAAAAGAGGTCATCAAGAGACAGATGCTTGCTGAGAAACAGAGAAACGCATATCAGTCATTTGTTGACGGATTAAAGAGCAGCAGTAAGGTCACAAAAAACACATCAGCGCTTTCCGGTGTCAAGCTTCCCTGGGAAGAGGAGAAATAA
- a CDS encoding diguanylate cyclase: MKTKEQPPTALFPMAFFKFTLALTAVYFLGFSWYAWKSFNEFEVTEKRGFRLYEISNDISRVNETLTMSARMAATTGDLKWEKYYRELGIFLNSAFEEAAKLDPNLYIGTDGKAINKTRKKLAEIEKSAFDLVRKGASNKSLKLSYQRYFTDAETLLFSRNYENLKDDYTKGLTRINSITHERSNAAIKAQRLLGFWAFISVIFAMPIFIAAWLNVLRKIKYYTTKRNEAEEALTESERKYRNLVTEINEGFFISDKKGVITFANDAFARINGLDKPSQLIGRPLLEFIDPKVRKKVAEVFLNGLETGEFPKNVEARIFRKDGSTAFVQISPDIYTEGRSLVGIRGIMMDITERKAAEEELLRSRNDLSILNNIASVINHTMGMDELCSKILSTLKSLDMFKPGLTGSIFMLEGEKMKLVSHIGHSDYFIELHMDLRVGDCLCGLAAKTGESIISGDSVTDPRHTVKYAGKNRHGSIVIPLKAREVVIGVLCLYVPAGFDMDERNIELLKSVANQAGVALDNARMYEETKKSSLHDPLTGIPNRRMMNTFLEANYAKAKTGGKPFSVIMLDVDHFKKYNDTLGHTAGDRVLIQVSKILTDVVRGADLAARYGGEEFIIILTETDLKGAGIVAEKIRRSVENNTEVTTSLGVSCFSDDIKDGEELIKKADSALYEAKKTGRNRVEVGV, translated from the coding sequence ATGAAAACTAAAGAACAGCCGCCCACAGCCCTATTCCCAATGGCCTTTTTTAAATTTACACTGGCCCTTACAGCGGTGTATTTTCTCGGCTTCAGCTGGTACGCATGGAAATCCTTTAATGAATTTGAGGTGACGGAAAAACGCGGCTTTCGCCTTTATGAGATAAGCAACGACATAAGCCGTGTCAATGAAACACTGACGATGTCAGCGCGCATGGCTGCGACGACCGGAGACCTTAAATGGGAAAAATATTACAGGGAACTGGGGATATTCCTCAACTCCGCCTTTGAGGAAGCAGCGAAGCTGGACCCGAACCTCTATATCGGCACTGACGGTAAAGCGATAAATAAAACCAGAAAAAAACTCGCTGAGATAGAGAAGAGCGCTTTTGACCTTGTAAGAAAAGGGGCATCCAACAAGTCTTTGAAACTTTCTTACCAAAGATATTTCACAGATGCCGAAACACTTCTCTTCAGCAGAAATTATGAGAATCTGAAGGATGATTATACAAAAGGACTTACAAGGATAAACAGCATAACCCACGAACGTTCAAACGCAGCCATAAAGGCGCAGCGCTTGCTCGGGTTCTGGGCTTTTATATCAGTCATATTCGCAATGCCAATATTCATTGCCGCCTGGTTAAACGTACTCAGGAAGATAAAATATTACACAACGAAGAGGAACGAGGCAGAAGAAGCGCTTACAGAATCAGAGCGGAAATACCGCAACCTCGTCACTGAAATAAATGAAGGTTTTTTCATATCTGATAAAAAAGGGGTCATCACTTTCGCAAATGATGCATTTGCCCGGATCAACGGCCTTGACAAACCAAGCCAGCTCATAGGCAGGCCGCTGCTGGAGTTTATAGACCCTAAAGTCAGAAAAAAGGTCGCAGAGGTATTTTTAAACGGACTTGAGACCGGGGAATTCCCCAAAAATGTTGAAGCGCGCATCTTCAGGAAAGACGGCAGCACCGCTTTCGTGCAGATAAGCCCGGATATATATACTGAAGGGCGCAGCCTTGTAGGCATTAGAGGGATAATGATGGACATAACCGAGCGCAAGGCAGCCGAAGAGGAGCTGCTGAGAAGCAGAAACGACCTCTCGATACTCAACAATATCGCTTCCGTAATAAATCATACAATGGGCATGGATGAACTATGCTCTAAAATATTGTCCACGCTGAAGAGCCTCGATATGTTTAAGCCGGGGCTCACGGGCAGCATATTCATGCTTGAAGGCGAGAAGATGAAACTCGTCTCCCATATCGGCCATTCAGATTACTTCATAGAACTGCACATGGATCTGCGCGTCGGCGACTGCCTGTGCGGCCTCGCGGCAAAGACCGGAGAAAGCATAATATCCGGTGATTCCGTGACCGACCCGCGGCATACGGTCAAGTATGCCGGGAAGAACCGTCACGGAAGCATTGTCATTCCGCTTAAGGCAAGGGAGGTCGTGATAGGTGTTTTATGCCTCTATGTGCCCGCCGGTTTTGACATGGATGAGCGGAACATTGAACTTCTCAAATCTGTCGCCAATCAGGCAGGCGTAGCGCTTGACAATGCGAGGATGTACGAAGAAACAAAGAAATCATCGCTTCATGACCCGCTTACCGGTATCCCGAACAGGCGTATGATGAATACTTTTTTAGAGGCGAATTATGCAAAGGCAAAAACAGGAGGAAAACCCTTCTCCGTCATCATGCTGGATGTTGATCATTTTAAAAAATATAACGATACCCTGGGCCATACAGCAGGCGACAGGGTCCTTATCCAGGTCTCAAAGATCCTCACCGATGTTGTCAGAGGAGCTGACCTTGCCGCAAGATACGGCGGTGAAGAGTTCATAATCATCCTTACTGAAACAGACCTGAAAGGCGCCGGCATAGTCGCTGAAAAGATAAGAAGATCAGTGGAAAATAATACCGAAGTGACAACAAGCCTCGGTGTTTCATGCTTTAGCGATGATATAAAAGACGGCGAAGAACTCATAAAAAAGGCTGACTCCGCGTTATATGAAGCCAAAAAAACAGGCAGGAACAGGGTTGAGGTTGGGGTTTAG
- a CDS encoding ATP-binding protein — protein MNIRTKISIGYLLILCIVIPAFYGMTVYQHNNIRDKEILIDIEHFKAAFGVLLERDTKTLAAGLEVIIQDPGIKEKFLSNDRDALFQYGEPLFKNLKEKYGITHFYFIMPDGKCFLRLHNKNIYGDRINRYTFLRARETQSIATGIELGKTAFALRAVMPYYHEGKLIGYIELGEEIDHFLEIMKEESGDEYAILADKDKLSREDWRSVRKVAGLRDNWGDSEKHLVVSQTTNSKLLEKCSDEEAIERVEKGENELHKLNNESGSYVCTGFGINDAAEKHVGALLSPLNITLFTSSMEKFNNNAIIFSGILLLISSIGIIIFSASITKPLSKLEDAAKMMEDGNLETKKVDIRSNDEIGMLARAFNSMAEKLRDSLSSLTTKNAEVEKIVYITSHDLRAPLVNVAGYHKEVGYSLQELQAILKDAELPEDVKEKIAFIIDKDIPESVNYIDASVAKMDSLLAGLLRLSRSGKTELHIENLDMNRLVSDVLDSLQYQFKEKGARYEIAELPPCTGDERQINQAFSNLIWNAIKYLDPKRPGLIRISGRKDDGNIIYCVEDNGIGIAPEDQEKIFEIFHRVQRGKGGEGLGLSIVKKIVERDNGKIWVESVVGKGSKFYVSLPAGQAGLPA, from the coding sequence ATGAATATACGCACTAAGATCAGCATCGGATATCTGCTTATACTCTGTATCGTCATTCCGGCCTTTTACGGCATGACAGTATATCAACACAACAATATCCGCGATAAAGAGATATTGATTGATATAGAACATTTTAAAGCAGCATTCGGCGTACTGTTAGAACGCGACACCAAAACACTTGCCGCAGGGCTTGAGGTCATTATTCAGGACCCGGGCATAAAAGAAAAATTCCTGAGCAATGACAGGGATGCGCTCTTCCAATACGGGGAACCGCTTTTTAAAAACCTCAAAGAGAAGTACGGGATAACCCACTTTTATTTTATTATGCCGGACGGGAAATGCTTCCTCAGGCTCCACAATAAAAATATATACGGAGACCGGATAAACAGATATACATTCCTGAGGGCAAGAGAGACACAGAGTATCGCAACAGGGATCGAACTCGGCAAGACAGCCTTTGCGCTGAGGGCTGTAATGCCGTATTACCACGAAGGAAAGCTCATCGGGTATATTGAGCTTGGGGAAGAGATAGACCACTTTCTTGAGATAATGAAAGAGGAGTCAGGCGATGAATACGCCATTCTTGCAGACAAGGACAAGCTTAGCAGGGAAGACTGGAGGTCTGTCAGAAAGGTGGCAGGGCTAAGGGACAACTGGGGGGATAGCGAGAAACATCTTGTCGTGTCACAAACTACTAACAGCAAGCTTCTGGAAAAATGCTCTGATGAAGAAGCCATTGAGAGGGTGGAGAAAGGAGAGAATGAACTCCATAAACTCAATAATGAATCAGGTTCATATGTATGCACAGGATTCGGTATCAATGACGCGGCAGAAAAACATGTCGGCGCTTTGTTATCACCTCTAAACATAACACTCTTCACAAGCAGCATGGAGAAGTTCAACAACAATGCAATTATATTTTCAGGGATCCTATTGCTTATCTCTTCAATAGGGATCATTATTTTCTCTGCTTCAATTACAAAGCCGCTATCAAAACTTGAGGATGCCGCAAAGATGATGGAAGACGGAAATCTTGAGACAAAGAAGGTGGATATAAGATCAAATGATGAGATAGGAATGCTTGCAAGGGCTTTCAATAGTATGGCTGAGAAACTCAGAGACTCTCTATCTTCTCTCACAACAAAGAACGCGGAAGTGGAGAAGATCGTTTACATAACCTCACACGACCTGCGCGCGCCGCTCGTCAATGTCGCAGGTTATCACAAAGAGGTCGGCTACTCGCTTCAGGAGCTTCAGGCGATATTAAAAGATGCGGAACTGCCTGAAGATGTCAAAGAGAAGATCGCATTTATCATAGACAAGGATATCCCGGAATCAGTCAACTATATCGATGCCAGCGTTGCAAAGATGGACTCTCTGCTTGCTGGCCTTTTGAGGCTTTCCCGTTCCGGCAAGACAGAGCTTCATATCGAAAACCTTGATATGAACAGGCTTGTCTCAGATGTACTGGACTCGCTTCAATACCAGTTCAAAGAGAAAGGCGCAAGGTATGAAATTGCTGAACTCCCTCCATGCACCGGTGATGAGAGGCAGATAAACCAGGCATTTTCAAACCTGATATGGAATGCCATCAAGTATCTCGACCCGAAACGCCCCGGTTTAATCCGGATCTCAGGCCGCAAGGACGACGGCAATATCATTTATTGCGTGGAAGACAACGGCATAGGCATCGCGCCTGAAGATCAGGAGAAGATATTTGAGATATTCCATCGGGTTCAGCGGGGCAAGGGCGGCGAAGGGCTTGGATTAAGCATAGTAAAGAAGATAGTTGAGAGGGATAACGGAAAGATCTGGGTAGAGTCGGTGGTGGGCAAGGGGAGCAAGTTTTATGTGAGCCTGCCTGCCGGACAGGCAGGTTTGCCGGCATGA
- a CDS encoding PAS domain-containing sensor histidine kinase, with the protein MTEQEIRESEDKFRKMKEATTALKYANLEWEKTFNAISDFVSIHDKDFRFIKVNKALADFLGEKPEDLIGKRCYEVIHNLQSPPAYCPHVKTMETKEAVTVDADADVIGFPALVSTFPVFDENGDVNESVHIIKNITERRKTEELIRTQYTLLNNILESMTHPFYVIDANDYTVKLSNHAAHLGISDKNKTCYELTHHRNTPCDDAEHPCTIKKIKETKASVILEHIHHDKDGNARIIEIHGYPIFDAEGKIAQVIEYNLDITERKQAEEERRHLNKELEQIIHVTSHDLRSPLVNVEGYHKEIGYSLKELEAILKDMELPQDIKDKIAFIIDKDIPESVKYIDASVAKMDSLLSGLLRLSRSGREELEMKKLDMNRLVSDVLDTLEYQFKEKGAIHEAAELPSCSGDEKHINQVFSNLIGNALKYFDPARPGVIKVSGYKKDGRIIYCVEDNGIGIPTEHQDKIFDIFHQVQRGKGGEGLGLSIVKKIVQRHNGKVLVESEFGKGSKFCVQLPG; encoded by the coding sequence GTGACCGAACAGGAGATCAGAGAGAGCGAAGACAAGTTCAGGAAGATGAAAGAAGCTACAACGGCTTTGAAATACGCAAACCTGGAATGGGAAAAGACCTTCAACGCAATCTCGGACTTTGTCTCCATACATGATAAAGACTTCAGATTCATCAAAGTAAACAAGGCGCTGGCAGACTTTCTCGGGGAAAAGCCCGAAGATCTGATCGGGAAGAGATGTTATGAAGTGATACATAACTTGCAATCGCCCCCGGCGTACTGCCCTCATGTAAAGACTATGGAAACAAAAGAGGCTGTCACTGTAGATGCGGATGCCGACGTTATCGGCTTCCCTGCGCTTGTGAGCACCTTCCCTGTCTTTGACGAGAACGGAGATGTGAACGAAAGCGTGCATATAATCAAAAACATCACCGAGCGCAGGAAGACAGAAGAACTGATCAGAACGCAGTACACCCTGCTCAATAATATTCTGGAGTCCATGACGCATCCGTTTTATGTGATTGACGCTAATGACTATACGGTCAAGCTCTCCAACCATGCGGCTCATCTTGGAATTTCCGATAAGAATAAGACCTGTTATGAACTGACCCACCATAGAAACACCCCATGTGACGATGCTGAGCACCCATGCACAATAAAGAAGATAAAAGAGACTAAAGCATCTGTAATCCTTGAACATATTCATCATGATAAAGACGGCAACGCCAGAATCATTGAGATACACGGATACCCTATATTTGACGCTGAAGGGAAAATTGCACAGGTCATTGAATACAACCTTGACATTACTGAACGCAAACAGGCTGAAGAGGAGAGAAGACACCTGAATAAAGAACTTGAGCAGATAATCCATGTGACCTCACACGACCTCCGCTCTCCGCTTGTAAATGTCGAGGGTTACCACAAAGAGATAGGTTACTCGCTTAAGGAGCTTGAAGCTATCTTAAAAGATATGGAACTGCCGCAGGATATAAAAGATAAGATCGCGTTTATCATAGACAAAGACATCCCTGAATCCGTCAAATATATAGACGCCAGCGTTGCAAAGATGGATTCCCTGCTTTCAGGCCTTCTGAGGCTTTCGCGTTCCGGCAGAGAAGAACTTGAGATGAAAAAGCTTGACATGAACAGGCTTGTCTCAGATGTCCTGGACACACTCGAATATCAATTCAAAGAGAAAGGCGCAATACATGAAGCTGCTGAACTCCCTTCATGCAGCGGTGATGAGAAGCATATAAACCAGGTCTTCTCAAACCTCATCGGGAATGCGCTGAAGTATTTTGATCCCGCGCGTCCCGGAGTCATTAAAGTGTCAGGATATAAAAAAGACGGCCGGATTATCTATTGTGTAGAAGACAACGGCATAGGCATCCCAACAGAACATCAGGACAAGATATTTGATATATTCCATCAGGTCCAGCGCGGCAAGGGCGGCGAAGGGCTTGGGCTCAGCATAGTTAAGAAGATAGTCCAGAGGCATAATGGGAAAGTCTTGGTAGAGTCGGAGTTTGGCAAAGGGAGTAAGTTTTGCGTGCAGCTGCCGGGGTGA
- a CDS encoding ATP-binding protein produces MTEEKENNNKPFKYGMSLRKYTAALLFSWTVIIAVSLLLNIKHHRNTMFDTARIQAQTLIEKDLLYRRWNAGHGGLYAFVTQETQPNPYLEGVVSERDIQTPSGKELTLINPAYMTRQVNELGKLDKSSFGHITSLKPIRSENAADPWERSALEAFEKGVKEVSSLEMIEGAEYMRLMRVLIAEKRCLICHERQGYKEGDIRGGLSVSIPMAPMIAASEAEVQSEYVVHFVMWLFGSLMLGIGLIKLERKDKERSQAEEQIRHQNDLLNNILNSMTHPFYVIDANDYTIKLSNHAAHLEITEKNMTCYELTHNRNTPCDDSEHPCTIKRIKETKKAVTLEHIHHDKDGNPRIVEVHGYPIFDSNGNVSQVIEYNLDITERKQADEDRKLLNKELQQIIYVTSHDLRSPLVNVEGYHKEIRYSLEALSTILKEIDIPEDKKEKIAFIIDKDIPESVKYIDASVVKMDALLSGLLRLSRSGRTELHMEKIDMKRLVSDVFDTLEYQFKEKGASHEAGELPSCTGDDKHINQVFSNLIGNALKYFDPLRPGVIKVSGYKKDGQAFYCVEDNGIGIPPEHLDKIFDIFHQVQRGKGGEGLGLSIVKKIVERHNGKVWVESEVGKGSRFYVSLPV; encoded by the coding sequence ATGACAGAAGAAAAAGAGAATAACAACAAGCCATTTAAGTATGGAATGTCATTAAGGAAATACACAGCAGCTTTGCTATTCAGCTGGACAGTGATAATTGCCGTATCACTGCTTTTGAATATTAAACATCATAGGAATACCATGTTTGATACTGCCCGCATTCAGGCGCAAACTCTTATTGAAAAGGATCTGCTCTACCGCAGATGGAACGCAGGCCACGGAGGCCTCTATGCCTTTGTGACCCAAGAGACACAGCCAAACCCATATCTTGAAGGGGTAGTCAGCGAGAGAGATATTCAGACCCCGTCGGGAAAAGAACTTACGCTTATCAACCCTGCTTACATGACACGGCAGGTCAATGAGCTTGGCAAGCTTGATAAAAGTTCCTTCGGGCATATAACAAGCCTGAAACCTATCCGGTCTGAGAATGCCGCTGATCCGTGGGAAAGAAGCGCGCTTGAGGCTTTTGAGAAAGGGGTTAAAGAGGTAAGCTCACTGGAGATGATAGAAGGGGCTGAGTACATGCGGTTGATGCGTGTCCTGATAGCTGAGAAGAGATGCCTCATATGTCATGAAAGACAGGGTTACAAAGAAGGTGATATAAGGGGCGGACTAAGTGTATCTATCCCCATGGCGCCCATGATAGCGGCATCAGAAGCTGAGGTACAGAGTGAATATGTAGTGCACTTCGTCATGTGGCTTTTCGGTTCCTTAATGCTTGGAATAGGTTTAATCAAACTCGAACGTAAAGATAAAGAACGTTCTCAGGCAGAAGAGCAGATCAGGCATCAGAACGACCTGCTCAATAATATACTAAATTCAATGACCCATCCTTTCTATGTCATTGACGCGAACGACTATACGATCAAGCTCTCCAACCATGCGGCTCACCTTGAAATAACTGAAAAGAATATGACCTGTTATGAACTGACCCACAATAGAAACACCCCATGCGACGATAGCGAGCACCCATGCACAATAAAGAGGATAAAAGAGACAAAAAAAGCCGTCACTCTTGAACACATTCATCATGATAAAGACGGCAATCCGAGAATAGTGGAGGTGCACGGATACCCGATATTTGACAGCAATGGAAATGTTTCGCAGGTCATTGAATACAACCTCGACATCACGGAACGGAAACAGGCTGATGAGGATAGAAAACTTCTTAACAAAGAACTCCAGCAGATAATCTATGTAACCTCACACGACCTGCGTTCCCCGCTTGTCAATGTGGAAGGCTATCACAAGGAGATCCGTTACTCTCTTGAGGCGCTCAGTACGATCCTGAAGGAGATCGATATTCCTGAAGACAAGAAAGAGAAGATCGCGTTTATCATAGACAAGGACATCCCTGAATCTGTGAAGTATATAGATGCCAGTGTGGTAAAGATGGACGCCCTGCTCTCAGGGCTGCTGAGGCTTTCCCGTTCCGGAAGGACAGAGCTTCATATGGAAAAGATCGATATGAAGAGGCTTGTCTCAGATGTTTTTGACACACTTGAATACCAATTCAAGGAAAAAGGCGCAAGTCATGAAGCTGGTGAACTCCCTTCATGCACGGGTGACGATAAGCATATAAACCAGGTCTTCTCAAACCTCATAGGAAATGCGCTTAAATATTTTGATCCTTTGCGTCCCGGAGTAATCAAAGTGTCAGGATACAAAAAAGACGGCCAGGCTTTCTATTGCGTGGAAGACAACGGCATTGGCATTCCGCCTGAACACCTGGACAAGATATTTGATATATTCCATCAGGTTCAGCGGGGCAAGGGCGGCGAAGGGCTTGGGCTCAGCATAGTGAAGAAGATAGTTGAAAGGCATAACGGGAAGGTATGGGTGGAGTCTGAGGTTGGCAAGGGGAGCAGGTTTTATGTGTCATTGCCGGTATAA
- the phnD gene encoding phosphate/phosphite/phosphonate ABC transporter substrate-binding protein: protein MKNNYKRILPLSFLCICLFFAGCTKEEATKVTLKNGTGQSENGEKKEVLKIAVSAIISPKKTFVYYKDMLDYISKKMDIPVELIQRDTYAEVNALVENKKISAAFVCSGAYIDGKRDFGMELLVAPMAYGQPFYHSYIIVPRNSKAKRLEDLKGKKFAFTDPMSNTGKLAPTYMIGKIGEKPESFFSDIIYTNSHDKSIEAVARGIVDAAAVDSLIWDYADATEPEFTSKTKVIIKSPPYGIPPVVIPAGMAPELKEKLRNILLNMHLDDEGRSILEKVKIDRFVRTEDSAYDSIREMQRFLNEKQGHNR from the coding sequence ATGAAAAACAATTACAAACGTATTTTACCTTTGTCATTTCTTTGCATATGTTTATTTTTCGCCGGATGCACAAAAGAGGAGGCGACTAAAGTAACACTGAAGAACGGCACCGGGCAATCAGAGAACGGCGAGAAAAAAGAGGTTCTGAAGATAGCTGTCTCTGCCATCATATCACCCAAAAAGACCTTCGTATACTACAAGGATATGCTTGATTATATCTCTAAAAAGATGGACATTCCTGTGGAACTGATTCAGAGAGATACATACGCTGAGGTCAATGCTTTGGTGGAGAATAAAAAAATATCCGCAGCCTTTGTCTGCAGCGGGGCATACATTGACGGCAAGAGAGATTTCGGCATGGAACTGCTTGTCGCGCCTATGGCATACGGCCAGCCTTTTTACCATTCATACATAATAGTCCCCAGAAACAGCAAGGCTAAAAGGCTCGAAGACCTTAAGGGCAAGAAGTTCGCATTCACCGACCCGATGTCTAATACAGGCAAGCTTGCTCCCACATATATGATCGGCAAGATCGGGGAGAAGCCTGAGTCATTCTTCTCTGATATCATCTACACCAACAGCCATGACAAATCCATAGAGGCTGTTGCCCGTGGAATTGTTGATGCTGCCGCAGTTGATTCTCTTATCTGGGATTATGCCGATGCGACAGAACCTGAATTCACATCCAAGACAAAGGTGATTATAAAGTCCCCGCCGTACGGAATACCGCCTGTGGTCATTCCTGCCGGGATGGCTCCTGAGCTAAAAGAAAAACTGCGGAATATACTTCTCAATATGCACCTTGACGATGAAGGGCGTTCTATTTTAGAGAAGGTGAAGATAGACCGTTTTGTACGGACAGAGGACAGCGCGTACGATTCCATAAGGGAGATGCAAAGGTTCCTCAATGAAAAGCAAGGCCATAACAGATAA